In Brassica napus cultivar Da-Ae unplaced genomic scaffold, Da-Ae ScsIHWf_173;HRSCAF=310, whole genome shotgun sequence, the DNA window TGTAGAGGAAATGGACATCGTAAAGTGGTGCAAGCTGTGTGTTTATTTATTGTGGTCTAATACTTTAGATGTTGCTCATACCAAAATGGTAGTCAATCTATatattgtttagaaattttgaatattAGTATTTTTATCACTTTAACAAATATAAATCTACATAAATCTATTTCCATAACTTCAAAGAAACGAAACGAAACAAAAGTTTATCCACATTAGATATCAAGGTATTCAgtatactaaaataatttagTCACAACAACTATACAATATTCATCAGAATTAAAGTAAGAGCTTTAATTAAACAATCATGcaataatattaacaaaatagCGGTAAAGAATatgataattattatttatttttcatttgataaatgaattaaAGATTGAAAAATTGAGtattcacacatattaaaaaattcataaaattttgattataaatatattatttttgtgtttagCTATTTCTCATAACTTTTAGCCAATTAAAATTTGGTAAACATAATTAATGTCTTCGGAGTTTACAATGTACTATTATTACATACAgtgaaaatgtaaatattgattttttagaaacaaatttgttttttaaaatatggattattttaaaacagagggagtaaaaTTTATTGGGttctatattttttagtttgtttatatGAGATGACGAAGTTGCTGCTTTCAGACAATTATTACTCATCAACAAAcggaaacaatttttttttcttgaaactttaagagcattaatgtatgatatatttaaaactaattacaatagtaaaaaaatattagtaattagGCATGGGACGGAACGGCTATCTCGAGAATTTTAGAATATGCGGATCCGAATCTTTATCCGACGAATCCATGTTTTTACTATCTTTATCCCGATCCGGAGTTAAATATCTGGATATTGGATAtcctttcaaaaaaattcatatcTGGTAGATATTCGGATTTGGATCCTGAcagtaaatataaataaaaaaatattaacaaagtttttaaaataatattaatattgatTGGAAGTGacgtaataatattattattagtgaccaataatttaaatcttttaaattatgtattttaatcttttatttctttaaaacgTTTTGTAATATTATGTCAATTATATTGTTTgagtttttaattagttttttgtcattttttttttgagttttatttagtttaataaaatgttatatactcctattgatttattatggaatatgaatttttttcttcACCACATTTTATGTTATTCTAAAATAGGATTAAGATTTAGGATGATTACCATAACTAACACACCAAAGGATGAGGAATACacgttgtttttcttctttgccATTGTACTTCGTATATTTAGTATTTGGTGTAATGTTGaggtttttttatttcttattttagtttaaaaaaaaaactgaaaattcaaaTCATGTCTACAGACTAAATTTAAACGCTTTAATATTGTTAATAGGCATGTGatttattatccgagatccaaATTCGATCAGCGATCCGGATTCGTTCTGAAAATCTGGATAGGGCCGGATCTAGATATGGATTCGATAAGTGATCTCGATATTCTTAGAAAATCCAAATATCCAGAGGGGTcagatctggatccggatagtaaaattatgaatCTTCCCAAACAGGATCCAAATCTAAATTCGGATTACAAAATTTTGGATCGGTCAAAATCGAATCTGAATATCTGAATTTGTAAAGTTTattgataattatttaaaaaaaaatggatatatAAGAAagcaattttatttattatattttcattttattatagtatatataaattttgtaatagcTTACGtagaaataattaaacaattatatttactttattttaaaaactttgttaatatttttttatttatatttactgTCAGGATCCAAATCCGAATATCTACCAGATATGAATTTTTTGAAAGGATATCCAATATCCAGATATTTAACTCCGGATCGGGATAAAGATAGTAAAAACATGGATTCGTCGGATAAAGATTCGGATCCGCATATTCTAAAATTCTCGAGATAGCCGTTCCGTCCCATGCctaattactaatatttttttactattgtaattagttttaaatatatcatacattaatgctcttaaagtttcaagaaaaaaaaattgtttccgTTTGTTGATGAGTAATAATTGTCTGAAAGCAGCAACTTCGTCATCTCatataaacaaactaaaaaatatagaaCCCAATAAAttttactccctctgttttaaaataatccatattttaaaaaacaaatttgtttctaaaaaatcaatatttacattttcacTGTATGTAATAATAGTACATTGTAAACTCCGAAGACATTAATTATGTTTACCAAATTTTAATTGGCTAAAAGTTATGAGAAATAGctaaacacaaaaataatatatttataatcaaaattttatgaattttttaatatgtgtgaataCTCAATTTTTCAATCTttaattcatttatcaaatgaaaaataaataataattatcatATTCTTTACCGctattttgttaatattattgCATGATTGTTTAATTAAAGCTCTTACTTTAATTCTGATGAATATTGTATAGTTGTTGTGActaaattattttagtatacTGAATACCTTGATATCTAATGTGGATAAACTTTTGTTTCGTTTCGTTTCTTTGAAGTTATGGAAATAGATTTATGTAGATTTATATTTGTTAAAGTGATAAAAATACTaatattcaaaatttctaaacaatatATAGATTGACTACCATTTTGGTATGAGCAACATCTAAAGTATTAGACCACAATAAATAAACACACAGCTTGCACCACTTTACGATGTCCATTTCCTCTACACCAAAGAATTCACGGTACAAAaagaatgaataaaataaagtttaatctTATATTAATCTATATGGCTACCCAGCCGTTAAgaaccaaaagtaaatatctcCTCATTGGCCTCATGAAGCATCTGCTCAGTCAATCCGTAGGCGGGGCTGATTGCTTTTATAATCTACAGAGATAAAGAACAAAGACCTTATCATCAAACATGAATGAAAAATCCATAACCATAATTTCTCTTACTTGAAAAGTAGTAAAAACCTGATAATGTTTTCCCATAACATCCTCCCTTCTAACAGCTTCTTCCTTAGTACTTACTAAGGTATAATCCAACATCTTGAAAATACTGATCCAAACATGATGGAAATCAGCACGAAACTAAGATATAAGTAGTTGACACTGAACTTTGGCATAGCAAAACAGAAACTTAAGATATCCACAAAAACTTCTCGAGCTCCAGTGTCTTGCTCACATCAAGCTCTGTTCGTCCTCCCAGAGAGTAAATTCTGTAATACCATACATGTATCATCATATGCTCATCATTAATATACACATTTTCTACAGAGTAAACGTTGTTACAGTGTACATATATCTCAGTGCAGCTCTATTGAAAGATAATTTGAAAGgaataaaacattttgtaatTAAACTGTAAGTTACCAGAACATTCGTTCATTCCACGTCCATTCCACGGTCCCATATCATTGGTGAATCTACGTTGCAGTTTCAAGAGCAGACATTATTAATATCATACATATGCCACCGAGAGATTGTCTTCCATGAGGATGAACGATGTTGTGCTGATGGAAGATTATAATGATGATGACTATTTACTCACCTGTTTTGTTTGGTGATATAGATAAGCGCGGAGAAGTCTTGGCCTCATCATTTGCTTCCGCTTGTAATTTTCATTTATGCATCACATACAATAAACACAAAAGTGACATTAACACATAAAGCAACTATGCTTTGCTTTGTTCCAAATGGAACTGGAAGATTgcactattttatatatttgattcgaGTGTAAAGTGATCTTAAAATTATATACCTCTTCAAGGTTGTCGAGCTCCAAGATCTGCAATATATGTTGAGCAATGCTTTCCTGTGGAATAATGGAGTTTCCACTTGAGcacaatattcaaaaatattcagATGTAACTTGCAGAAATAACTCAAGCAATAGTTGACTGCCTCGGCTGCAAGAACTTGACTGTCCATATCCACTTCGATCTAGATCATTGATGATATCTGAAGACAAATGAATTGAAATGAAAACAATTCTTTAAATCAAGAGTTAAAAACCAGAACATAAACGTTCATTTTAAGATCTAAAAACTGGTGGTTCGTTTTCTTACTCTAGAATTGCTATCGATAAGTCCTTCCATTTGAGGAGTTTTCCAGACTCTCGTATCTTCGTTCCTATTGTTCTTCGGGTACATTTGAGCCAACATCCAGAACCTAAAATGAACAAAGAATTTTCAGATTTGTATTTGATTATAAAAGGTAGGTTTCAAAAGGTATGgataaatgagacttcataccTCTTTCTCGGCTGCTTGTTATAGATCTCCAATGCGACCATGAGGCACATCATATTGAGCCCCTTTTCCCACGGGAATGTTTTTGATGCGTTCAGGCGTTCAGCAGATTTGAGCTCCTAAGAAAAATTGAATAACTTAACATTAAAACCAAACACATTTCATTCTTGTTCATGTCAAATGACCAAACTCAACCCGCTCTCTTCAACAATATTAAGCTGCAACACATTTTCCCTAGAGCCATGTAAGAGAAAACTAACTCGAGCTCTTCCTATTATATGCTGGTAATGTCATCAGAGAAAAGCTCGTATTGATTACGACAATTTGCACATGAGTTAATATAGGAAAATATGAAGCATATAGTATacagttaattttaaaaagaaacaattatCACTTACATCGTCATTATATGAACTCCACGTTGGGTTTTGTGGTTTGTGCGACAGCAATAGAAATCAAACAGCTTAAACATCTCACAACTTTGGTTAACCTATATCAATAGCAATGTATTCAAAACCATACTTAAAACAAATTGTTTACATGAATCCCACCTAAGTGTTTTGAAGGtacttaaaaacataattagagTGATGATCTTTAGAAAACCAGAAACCCTCTAGGAAGAAGAAATACTTTTTACCAAAACCGTCTACACCTCGACAGCAGGCCTTGGCCATCTCCAAGGATCAATTTCACTCCGACCTGCCAAAACACACACTCGCACCGTAACCTGCTTAATCAATTAATGGAACCGTACGATTGATGGCTGGTTTAGAATAATTACGGAAGTAAATTAGCGGTAAAAAATCATACCTGTTCATCGATAAGGAGGAGCTCTATAACCCAATAAAGGTCCAACATATAGCAATGTTTCTTGCCTCGCCGAAATGGACTTACCAAAATGGAAGCTCTGACTGAGCTGGTCCTGTGAGATGTCATTAAAATAGACAGCGATTTGAGTCTTGTCAGTGGGGATCTGAGATTTTCCGGTGGATTTCGTGGACATGGATGTAGTTTCAAAGTAGGTTTTTGATTTTGAGTGAATTTAGGTTTAGATACAACGCTTTCTACAGGTGCAGGATCAAGGGGAggtggaacaaaaaaaaattagaagaatTTAAGGTTGATCATTGACTGATCAGGAGAGGCTCAAAGTAACGCTTAAACTCAGagaacgaagaagacgaagtgaAGAGCCGTAAAAGAGTTTGTCGACAGGGTGGGGTTGGGCTGAAGATTGTTAAAACAAAGCCCACACAAAATACCCTTAATAACTCAGCTCAAATGACGTGGTAAAAAGACTAACTCTGATTGGCTGATTTTTTTGTCTGACGTGGATAGGCTGAATGTTGAttatatcccccttttagtattgtattatgTTTTAATTGTATTGATTTTTCAATTGATATTAGAATATATGTTAGATATGAATCTCCATTGATATTTAAGGATCTAGATTCATCTCCCAAGATTATAAGTACGATTCGATCTACATGCTAAAAATTGAATTAGTATTTCCAAGGTAAGAAAGAAAATTGTGCTAGATGTTAAATTTATTTGTCCATTTAAAAGCTTATCCATTATAATGAGAATTGTGTATTTCAAGAGGTTAAGCATGACATAAGCTCAAAGACAATGCCTCAACTTGCTGATTCTATACATGCTGCAGTTACCCGCATCGCCTAATCTAGTGATTCTGTTCTTTGTTGTTTCATAAGAAATTGGGTTAAAACATATTTCTTGGTTTACATTTCACAAAGACTCATAcgattttcttgtttttcttcgtCTTTGTGATTCTATACGTTTTTCTAGTAATATTTCTTGATGGAATTGTAGGGTAAGAATATTAAGAAACTTTATGTAGTTTTGAGTCTTGTCTACAAGAGAAAAACAAAGAGTATGATCACTGAGAACcctgaaaaatatgttggaagCCACTCCAATTGTAAAACTACAGTTTCTAAATTTAATACCAAAATAACACTTTAACAATTTGACTCGCATGTGTCCCACGTTGCTAAATCAGTACATGAAAACCCTAGTTTCGATCCCCATGTGTTTCCAAACTCAGCAATTGTACAACACAGTCCGACACATGGGGCATGCCGTTGAAGCCAATCCGAGAGACAACGTTCATGGAAGACATGAGAACAGTTCATCAGTGTGGCGGAACCATGTATCGAAGAAGAACCATAGAGATTGTCGAGACAAATCGAACACGGGGTCGTCAAACTCTCATGCTCCTCTATATCTATCTTCCCTAGCACAACCAACTTCGATAGCACAGCTCTCAAAAACATTCCCTCGTCTGGAGGAGGATCAGACATGGCCACAACCCTCTTGTAAGCAGGGCCGGCCCTGGGCTAAAGCCCATAAAGCAAAGGCTTTAGGCACCAAAAAGTATTAATCGTTTAGGGGCGCCAAACTTTGTTAAAAGGCCGTTTAGTGTAGTGGCTTTGAGATTTGGCAACTGTCTTTCACGTGGGTGGTTCAAAGCTCTTCAtcctctttttattttctttttcttcttgataatgatgactatgaaaTAAAACACGATGGAACACCATCacttgtaaaataaataatagtttcttcttttttcattagtttcttttattatattaaatatgatgtataagataaatattaaacaaaaacctaattaataattcattatacgctttatgttttatgttttaattcttTTCAATTGTATTTTATTCTAAAGCTACGTTCACATTTGGTGATGACTGAAGTGGTTGTGTTTCCCACCTCTATATATGCcttcttcttttatttcttcttattggttttcatactttttttataatctatttaAGAATTTCTTGAAATCTGaataaatataacattattaGAAGTTAGTTGTGTTTTCTGGAATTCAGtaaaaattcaatataattttataaatgaaaatattgctAAATCTATTTTAGTCTTATgaagaaaattcattttatgGAATTTGATTACCTAAAAAGAATGTTGACAAGAACTTACAAAAACGATTGAAGTAttagaatttttcaaaaataacgaATGATTTTTATCCAAACAAAAAATTGCTTGTGTGGAATGTTTCTCCCAAAATTTTAActctttaaaattatatctcTCGTGAATGATTAacagattttataaataatatattgatatttatgaactacattttttcaaaaaaaaaaaagttttaatgatAGTTTTCCTTGTTgtgatgatatttttttaaaaaaaattagaggtAAGGGGCAACAATTTTTGTGTCCGCTTTAGGCGCCAGATGAGTCCGGACCGGTACTGCTCGTAAGTGATTTGGATGGAGAAGGTCAAGCTAAATCCATTACGTCCAAAACCTAACTCCTCCGCTTCCGATGAGATATCCGCGGCCAAATCTTGGCATAACCAATGGTGGCCAGGAGCAAGATTATCTCGGAGAAGCTCTTGGATGTAACTGTTGCTTAAACTAGAGAGATTGAAATCGATAAGAACTGGTGGGGAGAGCAAAACGAACCGGCCGGTTAGCGTTCGCTGACGGGTGGTAAGGTTTTCAAGAACCTCGTGAAAGCAAGTGTTGATCATGATGCGTACATTGTTTGATGTGTATCCTACCGATGGAGGGAGTCTCCTTCTGTCGATACTAAGTTCAACTTGTGGAACATTCATGCTTGACGACATAACGCTTAAAGAGAGAATTGATTTTCTAAGCAATTGTGAAATTGTGATTAGTGTAAGTAccgtacatatatataaatatagtgcAACGGTCTCTCTACGCGGAGAACACGAGGGGTGTTAATGGACTTTATTAGTTACCCTTTAGGCCCAATAAAGATAAGGCCGTTTCGTTAAAGTCGGTGTTTatgcaaaaaagaaagaaaaccaaGCGCGGGGGGAGGGGGGCGATACTTTCCATATAAGTACTGAATTGCCTCTCAAAATAACTATTCCTTTTCTTTGGTCTCTATCGCTCTGCGTCTAGCTCTTACTCACTCTCTCTCACGAGACGTCGCGGGAACTCTGTTTTTCGAGGCTTAAACGCTGCCGCGTGGAGCTTACTACGTTCTTAGTTCCCCTTCATCAAGTAAGTATCTCCTTGATTTCTCCGTTCATCACCATTATAAGTGAAACGTAAATCGCTTGATTTTCCGTACACTTATTCTTCTTAATCTCGGATTCAATTGATTTActctcgtttttttttgttctcatgTTCTTCAATTTATCCATTATGATGATTTCGCAGAATATTTTTCCAGTAATTaatcattttgttatttttctctgttcttcatttttttaggaCTTCGCCGTGCTTCTCTTCGCGTCTCTGACTTCGATTTAAGCTTTCCTTGATTCTAATTCGAGGTTTGTTTATCTTCACACTATTTTAAACTACATTAAGTAGCCTTCccaaaaaaaagttctaaagtttccttttctttttctttatggagattattgtattttttgatatttcatAAGTTTGTGTTTCGTCGATTCACTGTCTCCTTCAATCTGCCgtgatatttttgatatttatcaCTCCATCCGTTATGGCTTTGCAGCATTTTcccaataattaattaattaatcgtTTTGTTTTTCTCTGTTCTTCAGTTTCTAGGGTTTCGGCGTGGTTCTGTTCGTATCTGTGACTTTAATTTGAGATTTTATTTGATTCGTATTCGAGGTGCCTTTATTTTCTACCCTAActtatttttttctggtttGGTGGCGTTCAccaagtttaaaattaaacctaGTTTCAATCtacgaaaccctaaaatctgATGCCTTAAGTAGCCTTCATTCTCCCTTTGGAGTCTGTTGTATTTTTTCTTGATGAGATTGTGTTTACTCGATTTAATGTTTCTTTTCAATTTGTGATAAAATCAATGAATGCAAGCTTTATGATAAACTTTGCACTTCTTttctcagaatttttttttttcctcagaTAAGTTGCGGCTGGAATCTAAAAGACGGCAGACTCAAGGAACGGTGATACCTACGTCATTGATGTCATGAAGTTCATCTCACGTACAAGAGCCTTGTATGCACACTGGAATGAGCACATTGCAGACCTATGGGGATCTGCGGACGCTCTTGCCGTAGCTACACATCCTGCTACTAACTGATCTTCGCTACCTGAAGTCCTCTGCTTTGCATATTTGGCTTCTTGGGTATGAGTTTTCTGACACTATAATGGTCTTCACCTCAAATCAGATCCATTTCTTGTGTGGCAAGAAAATAGCAACTCTGCTTGAAGTTGTGAAACAACCTGCACATGATGAGCTGGGATAGATGTTGTCATGCATGCAAAGGATAAAGGTGATGATGGAAATGGGCAGATGGATGCTGTACTCCGTGCCATCCGTGATGGAAAGGAGTCCCAAGTTGTGGGACACATTGCTCGTGAAGCTCCTGAAGGTAAGCTTCTCGAGAAGTGGGCTGCGAGGTTAAAGAATGCTGAGTTTCAGTTTGTTGATATCACTGCGGGGTTGTCTGATCTCTTTGCTGCTAAAGACGGAACAGAGATTATTAATGTGAAGAAAGCAGCGTATCTTGCCTCCAGCGTGATGAAAAATGTTGTTGTTCCAAAACTTGAGAAGGCCATTGATGAGGAGAGAGATGTCACCCACTCTCTGCTGATGCGTCTCACGGAGAAAGCGATACTTGATCCGACGAAAGCCGGTGTGAAGCTGAAGCCAGAGTGTGTTGACATATGCTACCCTCCTATATTTCAAAGTGGAGGCAAGTTTGATCTCAAGCCTAGTGCTGTAAGCAATGATGATCTGCTCGCTTACGACCCAGGGAGCATCATTATATGTGGTGTTGGTGCTCGGTACAATAGTTATTGCTCTAACATCGCCAGGACATACCTAGTAGATGCAACTAATCTCCAGAGCAAGGCTTATGAAGTTCTTCTCAAGGCACATGAGGCTGCTATTAATGCTATGAGGCCAGGAAGAAAGTTAAGCAGTGTCTATCAAGCTGCACTTTCCGTGGTTGAAAAGGAAGCCCCTGAGTTGGTTGACAAGCTGACTAAATCTGCTGGGACTGGTATCGGTCTTGAGTTCCGGGAATCGGGGTTAAACATCAATGCAAGGAATGATAAAGTGTTGAGACCACAGATGGCGTTTAATGTCTCACTTGGTTTCCAGAACATGGAATGTGAGAGCAAGAAGAAGACATTCTCTCTTTTTCTGGCCGACACTGTTATTGTTAAAGAAGAGGATCCTGAGATTTTGACAGGCAAGTGCTCCAAACTTGTTACAGATGTGAGTTACGACAAAGAAGAGAAGCCCCGGAAGAAGGCAAGGAGGACCAGCGGTCCTGAGAGCtacttcatcaacaagacatCGCTTAGATCGTAtaaggccctgttcgtttgctcacccaggtgatccatctgggtgaagatgcaaattgatgttcgtttagtgcattataatgctacatccagatggatcacccagctgaatttttaaaaattcatctcaaattctcacccaaatgaaggtgagtcttgatggtgcatctggatgcagatgcatctagttcagtccaaaatgataaatgacaaaaatgaccttttaaaatcgaaatattattttcaaaccgtcaatcttatttttttgcaaatacatttttccgccaaaaccagaaaatacattttctcgcaaaaacggaaaaacacactttcccgccaaaaccgcaagatgcatttttccgcaaaaaacataaaacacacattttcattaaaatacatttttcagcTAAACCAGTAAAACCACATTTTTCGACAAAAGCCCAAAAAACGcatattcccgccaaaactccaaaagcattttccggccaaaaccgcaaaaagtattttccagccaaaaccggaaacaaaacattttctcgccaaaaccaaaaaaaacgcattttctcgccaaaaccgaaaaaaacaatttttccgCGAAAacgaaaaatacaattttcccaccaaaaccggaaaacggaagtttcccgccaaaaccagaaaacagaattttccaaccaaaaccagaaaaacgcatttttccgccaaaaccggaaaacagaattttcccgccaaaaccggaaaacggaattttcccgctaaaaccggaaaaacgtattttcccgccaaaaccgaaaaacgcattttccgccaaaaccggaaaacgcattttcccgccaaacccgGAAAaagtattttcccgccaaaaccggaaaacgcattttcccgccaaaaccggaaaaacgcatttttccgcaaaaaccggaaaacgcattttcccgccaaaaccggaaaacgcattttcccgccaaaaccggaaaacgcattttcccgccaaaaccggaaaacgcattttcctgccaaagcctgaaaaatgtattttcccgccaaaactggaaaaatgcattttcccgccaaaaccggaaaaatgtatttttcccgccaaacgCAAAAATaacttttcccgtcaaaatcgtgaaaaaaaacttttcccgtcaaaaaacacttttcccgccaaaacttcaaaacacacttttttccgtccaaaccgcaaaaacgtattttccgccaaacccataaaacttatttttctgCCAAATACACATTTCCTCAAAAATCGCAAAATATTTTCGGCGAAAACcgtaaaatgctatttttccaCTGAaacgtaaaaaatatatttttagtcattttattaacaagtccacccGGATGcagatgaaaattaaaaaaatgacaaacaaacgaacatagttgcattcagatgattcatctggatgcatggacgaaatgaagaaacgaacaacatccagatggagcatctggataaacatctagatggaccatctggatgcatcttccagatgtacaaacgaacaaGGCCTAATAATAATGAAGTGGTCTCGAAAGATGAGCTGGGGATGCGGAAGCAGCACCAGGCAGAGCTTGCACGCCGGAAGAATGAAGAAACTGTCAGAAGGCTTGCTGGTGACGGCAGCTCCGGTTCTACTGCAAAGACTTCAGCTGATTCGGTTGCCTACAAGAACGTTGACGATGTGCCTCAACCTCGTGATTTATGATGATGATCCAGGTTGATCAGAAGAAGGAGGCTGTATTGTTACCCATCTATGGTGGCATTGTTTCATTCCATGTGTCGACGATAAGAAGAGTCTCGAACCAGCAGGATAGCATCCGTATTATTTTCAGTGTCCCGGGTACAACTTTGAAAAACCAGGGTGCTATATACCTTAAAGAGGTTTCGTTCCGGTCCAAGGATTCAAAGCGTAGCAGTGAAGTGGTTCAGGCGATTAAGACCCTTAGACGGCAAGTCAAAGCCCGAGAGTCTGAAAGAATGGAAAGGGGGACGCTGGTGAACCAGGAGAAGCTTCAGCTTGCAGGAAACAAGTTCAGACCCCTCAGGCTGTCTGGTCTGTGGATCCGCCCGCAGTTTAGTGGTAGGAAGAGGGTTCCTGGGGCACTCGAAGCTCATGCCAATGGTTTCAGATACTCAACGACTAGGCCTAATGAGAGGGTGGATGTCCTGTTTGCAAACATAAAACATGCGTTTCTCCAGCCGGCTGAGAAGGAGATGCTCACTATACTGCATTTCCACTTGCACAACCACATCATGGTGGGAAACAAGAAGACAAAGGACGTCCAGTTTTGCGTGGAGGTGATGGATGCTGTGCGGTCTCTAGGCGGTGGTGGAaggagatcatcatcatcatcggcCTATGAGTATGACCCAGACGAGATTCATGAAGAGCAGAGGGAGCGCGATAGGAAAAACAAGATCAACGTGGATTTCAATCATTTCGCAACACGTGTCAGTGCTCTTGAGTTTGAACAACCGTTGAGAGAGCTTGGTTTCTCTGGCGTCACGGACAAGGCACGTGTTTTCATCGTCCCGACATCGAGCTGTTTGGTTATGCTCACCGAAGCCCCGTTTTTGGTGGTTAGTCTGAGTGAGGTTGAGATTGTGAATCTCGAGAGAGTCGTGTTCGGGAACACGAGCTTCGACATGGCCATAGTCTTCAAGGACTTCAAGAAAGATTCCTCAAGATCAACGCAATCGACACAACTTCTCTAGAAGGGATAAAGAAGTGGCTTGACGCTATCGATATTAAGTACTACGAGAGCAAAGCGAATCTCATGTGAGAACGATCCTCAAGAGAATCACGGATG includes these proteins:
- the LOC111200739 gene encoding uncharacterized protein LOC111200739 — its product is MSSSMNVPQVELSIDRRRLPPSVGYTSNNVRIMINTCFHEVLENLTTRQRTLTGRFVLLSPPVLIDFNLSSLSNSYIQELLRDNLAPGHHWLCQDLAADISSEAEELGFGRNGFSLTFSIQITYEQYRSGLIWRLKRTQKLLPLTSNFF
- the LOC106391774 gene encoding LOW QUALITY PROTEIN: FACT complex subunit SPT16 (The sequence of the model RefSeq protein was modified relative to this genomic sequence to represent the inferred CDS: inserted 4 bases in 3 codons; deleted 2 bases in 1 codon); the encoded protein is MLPSYISKWRTYLVDATNLQSKAYEVLLKAHEAAINAMRPGRKLSSVYQAALSVVEKEAPELVDKLTKSAGTGIGLEFRESGLNINARNDKVLRPQMAFNVSLGFQNMECESKKKTFSLFLADTVIVKEEDPEILTGKCSKLVTDVSYDKEEKPRKKARRTSGPESYFINKTSLRSPNNNEVVSKDELGMRKQHQAELARRKNEETVRRLAGDGSSGSTAKTSADSVAYKNVDDVPQPRFMMMIQVDQKKEAVLLPIYGGIVSFHVSTIRRVSNQQDSIRIIFSVPGTTLKNQGAIYLKEVSFRSKDSKRSSEVVQAIKTLRRQVKARESERMERGTLVNQEKLQLAGNKFRPLRLSGLWIRPQFSGRKRVPGALEAHANGFRYSTTRPNERVDVLFANIKHAFLQPAEKEMLTILHFHLHNHIMVGNKKTKDVQFCVEVMDAVRSLGGGGRRSSSSSAYEYDPDEIHEEQRERDRKNKINVDFNHFATRVSALEFEQPLRELGFSGVTDKARVFIVPTSSCLVMLTEAPFLVVSLSEVEIVNLERVVFGNTSFDMAIVFKDFKKDXLKINAIDTTSLEGIKKWLDAIDIKYYESKANLMXRTILKRITDDPQGFIDDGGWEFXELGRSDSEPEESDQGYEPPDAEDESESEDEDSESESEDQEEEEEDY